In the Alteromonas sp. M12 genome, one interval contains:
- a CDS encoding carboxyl transferase domain-containing protein: protein MPPIVSKLNVKSQEFIDNAANMARQVNDLKEVIAKIKLGGGDKANARHTARGKLLPRDRVNALLDSGSPFLELSQLAAWNVYADYVPAAGVIAGIGRVSGVECMIVANDATVKGGTYYPLTVKKHLRAQTIAEQNNLPCIYLVDSGGANLPRQDEVFPDREHFGRIFYNQANLSAQNIPQIAVVMGSCTAGGAYVPAMADESIIVKNQGTIFLGGPPLVKAATGEVVTAEELGGGDVHCRTSGVVDHLANNDHHALQLARNAIARLNRPKPNYLDLIEPKEPAYPTSDIYGVIPKDSKQPFDVREIIARVVDGSEFDEFKALFGTTLVCGFARIYGHPVGIVANNGILFSESAQKGAHFIELCAQRKIPLVFLQNITGFMVGKQYESGGIAKHGAKMVTAVACAKVPKFTVLIGGSFGAGNYGMCGRAYDPRFTFMWPNARISVMGGEQAAGVLAQVKRDQKQRHDESWSVEEENAFKQPIIDTYEQQGHPYYASARLWDDGVIDPADTRFVLALSISAALNKPIEETRFGVFRM, encoded by the coding sequence TATCGATAACGCTGCCAACATGGCTCGGCAAGTTAACGACTTAAAAGAAGTTATCGCCAAAATTAAATTGGGTGGCGGTGATAAGGCCAATGCACGTCATACCGCAAGGGGGAAATTACTCCCCAGAGACAGAGTAAATGCGCTGTTAGATAGTGGCTCTCCTTTTCTAGAGTTGTCCCAACTTGCTGCATGGAATGTCTATGCAGATTATGTCCCCGCAGCGGGCGTAATAGCTGGGATAGGTCGAGTATCAGGTGTGGAATGTATGATAGTCGCAAATGACGCGACGGTTAAAGGTGGCACCTATTATCCTTTAACCGTTAAAAAGCATTTGCGCGCCCAAACCATAGCCGAGCAAAATAATTTACCTTGTATTTATCTGGTGGACTCAGGTGGTGCGAATCTTCCAAGACAAGATGAAGTCTTTCCAGATCGGGAGCACTTTGGTCGAATTTTTTATAATCAAGCAAATTTGTCTGCGCAAAATATTCCACAAATAGCGGTTGTGATGGGTTCATGCACCGCTGGCGGTGCATATGTGCCTGCCATGGCTGACGAATCCATAATCGTCAAGAACCAAGGTACGATTTTCTTAGGTGGCCCACCTTTAGTGAAAGCCGCCACGGGTGAAGTGGTCACGGCTGAGGAACTAGGTGGTGGTGACGTGCATTGCCGTACATCGGGTGTTGTCGATCATCTAGCTAACAATGACCATCACGCATTGCAACTAGCCAGAAATGCAATTGCCCGTCTAAACCGACCTAAACCCAATTATTTGGACTTAATTGAACCTAAAGAGCCTGCCTACCCCACTAGCGATATTTATGGCGTTATTCCCAAAGACAGTAAACAACCGTTCGACGTCCGTGAAATAATCGCAAGAGTAGTCGATGGCTCAGAGTTCGATGAGTTCAAAGCGCTGTTCGGCACTACTCTAGTTTGCGGTTTTGCACGTATTTACGGTCATCCCGTGGGAATAGTTGCCAACAACGGCATCTTATTTTCAGAGTCTGCACAAAAAGGCGCACACTTCATTGAACTATGTGCACAACGAAAAATTCCATTAGTATTTTTACAAAATATCACCGGTTTTATGGTGGGTAAACAATACGAGTCGGGCGGAATCGCCAAACATGGAGCTAAAATGGTCACCGCAGTAGCCTGTGCCAAAGTGCCTAAATTTACCGTGTTAATTGGCGGTAGTTTCGGCGCTGGCAATTATGGTATGTGCGGCCGAGCTTATGATCCTAGGTTTACGTTTATGTGGCCAAATGCGCGAATTTCGGTGATGGGTGGAGAGCAAGCTGCTGGCGTGCTAGCGCAAGTCAAACGAGATCAAAAACAACGGCACGACGAAAGCTGGAGTGTAGAAGAAGAGAACGCATTTAAACAACCTATTATTGATACCTATGAACAACAAGGCCACCCTTATTATGCCTCCGCGCGACTTTGGGATGATGGTGTAATAGATCCTGCTGATACCCGTTTTGTGCTCGCGCTTTCAATTTCTGCAGCACTCAATAAACCCATTGAAGAAACACGCTTTGGCGTGTTTAGAATGTAA
- a CDS encoding acetyl/propionyl/methylcrotonyl-CoA carboxylase subunit alpha has protein sequence MNDLKNIDKLLIANRGEIACRIIKTAKLLGIKTVAVYSDADINAQHVKMADEAVRLGPAPTRDSYLKGELIIAAAIKLNVDAIHPGYGFLSENSQFCRLCEQHNIIFVGPPVAAIEAMGSKSAAKHIMEQAGVPLVPGYHGDDQSPELLKKHADDMGYPVLLKAAAGGGGKGMRQVAHSNEFYDALDAAKREAMSGFGDDIMLVEKYLAQPRHVEIQVFCDSHKNGVYLFERDCSVQRRHQKVIEEAPAPGMTSELRQQMGQAALTAAQAIGYIGAGTVEFLLEPDGQFFFMEMNTRLQVEHPVTEMITGQDLVEWQLRVAKGEPLPLQQDQLSINGHAFEARIYAEDPNNQFLPSTGLLSRLSPPTETDNVRIDTGVIEGDEVTPFYDPMIAKLIVWDQNREKALSKLADALSVYQVDGVTTNIDFLYNLATHPAFKQAQLTTHFIEQHESELFVKNALQHELITPAAVTYLILQRQALTSVSDNKNSPWHAQNHWRMNERFTEVLSVDIQQQSIEVTVEYLPCNQLGFTVINVSTSEGCFECVGKLDGHHFDVTINGQNLQMKLQPHQGFTTLFTKEFAIQCKLNTADLGLSDADDHHGGFAAPMNGTIVAQLVEVNQEVEKGQTLMVMEAMKMEHAIKAPKAGVVKEFYFVAGDLVDGGAVLLDFEAEE, from the coding sequence ATGAATGACCTAAAAAACATAGACAAATTGCTTATCGCTAATCGCGGAGAAATTGCTTGTCGAATTATAAAAACCGCCAAATTGTTAGGCATTAAAACCGTTGCAGTTTATTCCGATGCTGATATCAATGCGCAGCATGTAAAAATGGCTGATGAAGCAGTCAGACTTGGCCCCGCGCCAACCCGTGATAGTTATCTAAAAGGCGAGCTGATTATCGCCGCGGCAATTAAACTAAACGTGGATGCGATTCATCCCGGTTACGGTTTTTTATCAGAGAATTCACAGTTCTGTCGTTTATGTGAACAACATAATATTATCTTTGTTGGACCACCTGTTGCGGCAATAGAAGCTATGGGTTCCAAATCAGCCGCTAAGCATATAATGGAGCAAGCTGGCGTTCCGCTAGTACCGGGTTATCACGGTGATGATCAATCTCCAGAATTGTTAAAAAAACATGCCGATGACATGGGCTATCCGGTTCTGCTAAAAGCGGCTGCCGGCGGTGGTGGTAAAGGCATGCGACAAGTCGCTCATAGCAATGAGTTTTACGACGCATTGGATGCGGCAAAACGTGAAGCCATGTCAGGTTTTGGTGATGACATTATGCTAGTTGAAAAATACTTAGCGCAACCTCGTCACGTAGAAATCCAAGTGTTTTGCGATAGCCATAAAAACGGTGTTTATTTGTTTGAGCGAGACTGCTCAGTGCAACGACGTCATCAAAAAGTCATTGAAGAAGCCCCTGCACCCGGCATGACTTCAGAATTACGCCAGCAAATGGGACAAGCAGCCTTAACTGCGGCTCAAGCAATTGGTTACATCGGCGCAGGCACTGTAGAATTTTTGCTGGAACCCGATGGCCAATTTTTCTTCATGGAAATGAACACTCGATTACAGGTAGAGCACCCAGTAACTGAAATGATCACCGGCCAAGATCTAGTGGAATGGCAACTCCGCGTGGCCAAAGGTGAACCTCTCCCCTTACAACAAGACCAACTAAGTATAAATGGACATGCATTTGAAGCGCGAATTTACGCTGAAGATCCAAATAATCAATTTTTACCTTCTACTGGCTTGTTAAGTCGGTTATCGCCCCCAACAGAAACGGATAACGTTCGAATTGATACAGGTGTGATAGAAGGTGACGAAGTAACACCGTTTTACGATCCTATGATTGCGAAATTAATTGTATGGGATCAAAATCGTGAAAAAGCCCTTAGCAAACTTGCTGACGCCTTAAGTGTGTATCAAGTTGACGGGGTTACTACAAACATCGATTTTCTGTACAACTTGGCAACTCATCCAGCCTTCAAACAAGCACAGTTAACTACTCACTTTATTGAACAACATGAGTCTGAACTTTTTGTTAAAAACGCCCTGCAACATGAACTAATAACCCCAGCGGCAGTAACCTACTTAATATTACAACGGCAGGCTTTAACGTCAGTCTCAGATAATAAAAACTCGCCTTGGCATGCACAGAACCACTGGCGCATGAACGAACGGTTCACAGAAGTGCTAAGCGTTGATATTCAACAGCAGAGTATCGAAGTGACAGTTGAGTATTTACCATGCAACCAATTAGGTTTCACAGTCATTAATGTCAGCACATCTGAAGGTTGTTTTGAATGTGTTGGCAAACTTGATGGCCATCACTTTGACGTCACTATCAATGGTCAAAATCTGCAGATGAAGCTGCAACCCCATCAAGGCTTCACGACCCTATTTACTAAAGAGTTTGCCATCCAATGTAAACTCAATACCGCAGATTTAGGTCTCAGTGACGCAGATGATCACCATGGCGGGTTTGCGGCTCCTATGAATGGCACCATAGTTGCGCAATTAGTAGAGGTTAATCAGGAAGTAGAAAAAGGACAAACGTTAATGGTGATGGAAGCAATGAAAATGGAACACGCCATCAAAGCGCCAAAAGCAGGTGTGGTCAAAGAATTTTATTTTGTCGCCGGTGATCTTGTAGATGGCGGTGCTGTGCTGCTCGACTTTGAAGCCGAGGAGTAA
- a CDS encoding enoyl-CoA hydratase/isomerase family protein, which produces MNNTPSTLQTHSEDVIYALDSRGVATITLNRPEVHNAFDDNTIALLTDCFKRVARDDKARVLVLQANGKSFCAGADLNWMKRMANFSYEENLADANALAHMLHTLYTLPKPTIAKIQGAAFGGAVGLVSCCDIAIASRLSKFCLSEVKLGLIPATISPYVIDAIGDRVARRYFMTAEVFSARRARRLGLVSEAVTEEELNSTVDLLVTQIINNGPVAVAAAKQLVFDIKDEQLDEELIEKTSLRIATTRVSAEGQEGLAAFLEKRQPAWREKS; this is translated from the coding sequence ATGAATAATACTCCTAGTACCCTACAAACACATTCAGAAGATGTAATCTACGCCCTTGATTCCCGCGGCGTTGCGACCATTACCTTGAACCGACCAGAAGTTCACAATGCGTTTGACGATAACACTATTGCATTGCTTACCGATTGTTTTAAGCGGGTGGCCAGAGACGACAAAGCGCGCGTACTGGTTTTGCAAGCCAATGGCAAGAGTTTCTGCGCTGGCGCGGATCTCAACTGGATGAAGCGCATGGCTAACTTTAGTTATGAAGAAAATTTAGCGGATGCAAATGCATTAGCGCATATGCTGCATACTCTTTACACCCTGCCCAAACCTACTATTGCAAAAATTCAGGGCGCAGCATTTGGTGGTGCGGTTGGATTAGTTTCTTGTTGTGATATCGCCATTGCCAGCCGCTTAAGCAAATTTTGCTTGAGCGAAGTTAAATTAGGTTTGATACCTGCGACTATTAGCCCTTATGTTATCGATGCGATTGGCGATAGAGTCGCACGCCGCTATTTTATGACTGCGGAAGTTTTCTCTGCTCGCAGAGCACGTCGTTTGGGCTTAGTCAGTGAAGCGGTTACCGAGGAAGAATTAAATTCAACAGTTGATTTATTGGTCACTCAAATAATCAATAACGGGCCTGTCGCAGTAGCTGCTGCCAAGCAATTAGTGTTTGATATTAAAGACGAACAACTGGACGAAGAGCTTATTGAGAAAACCAGTTTACGTATTGCGACAACACGGGTGTCAGCAGAGGGTCAAGAAGGATTAGCTGCGTTTTTGGAAAAAAGACAACCAGCATGGCGGGAAAAATCATGA